From the Bacillota bacterium genome, one window contains:
- the rpmH gene encoding 50S ribosomal protein L34: protein MKRTYQPKKRKRKRVHGFLKRMSTQAGRQVIKRRRQKMRRKLSA from the coding sequence ATGAAGAGAACTTATCAGCCCAAAAAAAGAAAAAGGAAAAGAGTTCACGGATTCTTAAAAAGAATGAGTACTCAGGCAGGACGCCAGGTTATAAAACGGCGCAGGCAGAAGATGAGAAGAAAGCT